The nucleotide sequence ATGCTGGTCACAGACAGGGCGAACGGCAATCTCTTAAAGAACAGCATCGATATGATTATATTACTGACAGATGGAATGCCAACTTCTGGTGAGTGTTTACACACTAGAGGATACTCTGCACTGCATGTACTGTTTAAGTGCATATTGGATTACTGTCATTTTGTGTAGTATTGAACTTTTCAATATTGTAATTGTACCATTAAAGGAGAGTCCAGGCTCCCGAAGATCCAAGAGAATGTTCGTCAGGCTACTGGAGGAATCATGACACTGTTCTGTCTTGGATTTGGGAATAATGTGAAATACTCCTTCCTGGACACATTGAGCAAGCAAAACAGAGGATTCGCCCGCAGAATATTTGAGGGTTCAGACGCAGCACTTCAACTTCAGGTGAAGACAAGTCGAACAAATTCAGAATTTTGTAGAAACTACATTGCATTCTTCAACACTTATCCAATCAGATGCCTGCATTTATTGCAGGGATTCTATGACGAGGTTTCCAGCCCTCTGCTTTCTGAGGTGCAGCTTCAATACCATAGCAACAGAGTGGACTCCCTCACCACCAGCCACTTTGACCAATTATTTAGTGGCACAGAGATTGTGACGTCTGGTCGTCTGTCGACAGATCATGATTGCTTCAGTGTAGAAGTGAAGGGACAAGGGGTGAGATGAAGGAAATACTGGTGTTTTAGAGACAATGCATGGGTGGAGATCATGTACGTGTGTTTTTCCCTGCTATGCATTTTAGATATCCAAACttctattatttttttctttgtagatTAAGGGTGACTTTGAGGTGCAGGGCCTGGCCACTACAGTGGACTGGAATGTGTTATACCCTAATGAAGGCTACATCTTCGGGAACTTCATCGAGCGCCTGTGGGCCTACCTCACCATCCAACAGCTCTTAGAGAAGAGGTCAGTTTATTGTGATTTGTAAAGTTTTTCTGACATTTAAACTCAAGTTTAAATCTCAACAAGCCATTTTCTACGATGCCAATATGTAATATAAAAGTAgactgcagcaggaagaaagggttaataaatgatatttatttatttatttatttattgaaaggataaaaccccttgagatgaaaccatctcgttttcaagggggtcctcaatcaaaacaaaacagaaataacaaaattacagcagtgcagatatgcaaaataacaaaacaaaataaaaaatactcactctttacacacaaatacacatccacacactcaaacaacacacacacaaacatgcacacgtagctctctgtcaaaatagtaataatagacAAGAAATTGCAGTTACTCACCTCAGCATCCCTTCAGCAGTGCCGAGTGAAATAGTTTGACTTCCTTGTCTTTGTTGGAAtattcatttcaaacatttcttgCAGCAAAAGTGGCACTGCAGAGGAAAACGCCAACACCACAGCCGAAGCCTTGGCCATGTCTCTAAATTACAACTTTGTCACTCCTCTCACTTCCATGGTGGTCACAAAGCCTGAAGATGGAGATGACCCAGCCCTTGCTGACAAGCTTACTGAAGGTAATGGAGGAGTGAAGAGGTTTTAAAGTGATATTAAACAGACTTTCTGAACTCAGCTGCCATCAGACACCAAATTTTCCCTCACTGTAATCCATTGATTTTAATTGTAGaagtgaaaatatttttgatttgtttttgtttttttggacagAGGAAAGACAAGAAGCCGAAAGAAGAGGTAGTATACTTTGACAACATTTTTTTCAATGTATTGTTTTTGACTTGAATTACTGAAATTGTACTAAATAAATATTGCTCCTATATGTAGGACCGCCTCCACCTGCTAATAGCCCCATACAAGTTGGTGAGTAAATTTTTGCAGTATGAAATAGCAATGAGCAATGCCATTCTGTCAGCCTGTTGGTCAGTCTGTTAACAAGTAATGACTGAAATCAGACGGAAAAAGCCAAATGCACAGATGGAGTCGTGAACCCAGACTGGGGACAGAATGTCATATAAATCTGTGCTATCAATTATGAGACATAGATAATtgcagcgccccctagaggctCACTATTGCTGGACTAATTCTAGAATTCTGGTCCAAAGATGTGGACAATGGatgttttgatttaaatatattaatgaCAACGTTTAAGGGGACTTGCCCATCAGTGTTTGATTATCTATTAAAAATCAAAATTTGAAAAATAGAGAAAAAGTATCAAAATCCGAGGTTTCTAATTCTTTATGTCTCATTGACATAAAGATGAATTGAGAAATCTCACTTGTAATCAATTTTGACTCTGGGTGCAGATAtaattttctgtgtgtgttaaagTAGTGGATTAGACCCACTGTATGatacattttaaagaaatgtaaGAATGTGAAACAGAGATCAAGAGATTAAAAGATCAACAACTAACAATGATAGTGAAATTATTCAGGATTAGTAATCCCAGTATAATCCATGACAAATACCAGCAAACCTAACATTAAACACTTGTGAGTCACATGGCTATTTGGAAGACTGTGGTTGAAACGTCATCAGCAAATAacactaaataaaaacagagaaatattcATTCCATATATTTCTCTCATTGTACTCTGATGTCTCCTGCAGTGGACGGAGATCCTCATTTCATTATCGAGCTCCCAGATAAAAAAGACTCCCTGTGCTTCAACATCAACGACAACCCGGGAACCATTTACAACCTGGTCAAAGACCCAGCTGTTGGTCAGCACTGAGCCCTGACTATCATCACGACATTCTTACACCTAATATACAAGTGTACACCAAACCCTGAATTGTTTCCTCAGGACTTTTCGTGAATAGCCAGACCATCGGAGACAAGATGATTCCAGCTGATGGCATAATTAACACCTACTTAGGGCGCTTTGGTATCGTTCACGAGTCTCTGGGGGTGAAGCTGGAGGTGGACACTACATCCATTTCATTGTACCAGAAAGACAAATGGATGAGGCTGCTGTGGTCGAATACAGCATCTGTCAAAGGGGACAAGTGAGTGTCTGCACTCTCCTCACATTTCATCCCCTTCATGAGTAATGTGAATATAAAATCCAGCTCAATTATCAATGTCCTCTCCCCCAGTGTGGACCTTCTGTTGTCCAAGGGTCGTAGGTTAAAGGTAACGCTAAAGGATTCAGTCAAGTTTGTCATCCTGCTACACAAAGTGTGGGAGAAGAACCAGTATCACCAGAACTACTTGGGCTTCTACACCCTGGACTCCCACCTCCTGTCACCTCAAGTCCACGGCCTGCTAGGTACCACACGACACAAATCAAGCAGCGCATTGGGTTTAGGTTTAAAGTTATGAAAATCTAtaagtatttcatttcagaatCCTTATTAATGGGCTGAATGAATTTTATGAGACATCATCTTATGTTTCTGACAGATCTGCATTTTAAATTACTTTAGAGgtcttctttgttgtttttttgattgcACGCATGGAAGGGAAGGTTTTCTCTGCATTTGCCCACTCCTCAGGGGCAGTGGGTAGCCATCTTCAACCAGTGTAAACAGAGGATTATAGATAAAGggaattacattacattttcatcTTACATTATAACATCCCTAATAAAATTCCCATTATTTTGTGAAAGTCACCAATGGAGAGAAGGTTCTTAATGGATCATTGAATGATGGGTCGTTTTCCAGGTCAGTTCTACCATGGGATTGACTATGAGGTGACAAACCTTCGTGAAGGTGAAGTCCCAGAGAAACCAGATGCCACCATGCTTGTGAAAGGACATGAACTCAATGTGACCAGGTACCCAACGGCTCAgtccagatcccccccccccccccccccatcacatatTAACAAAGGAATACATGCTCTTTATGTATCCCATCTCTGTCCTCAGAGGCTGGCAGAGAGACTTCAGGAGGGACTGGAAGAACGGAGAAAAGATTCCCTGCTGGTTCGTTCACAACAATGGAACAGGCCTGATTGATAGAGACGCAACGGACTACATCGTGTCCGGCCTTTTCAAAACTCCGTAAAAAGGCATCGCAAATCAGCGTTACCATGGAAATCTTCCAAATCAAAATCTTTAGTAAAAAGAATCAGCTTGAAGAGGCAGCAATGTAATGACAATTTCATagcatcactgtgtgaaatgacaataaagtgctgttctattctattctacaatTACGTCTCAAGAGAGATCACTTGTGtggaaatcaaataaaaatgcatctatTCCAGAATAAAGTCAACTGTGATTTCTTATTGGTATATCTTATATCTCTTATTATACTTTattattcaaaatatatattttaatttctaaTATCTGCAATATAATCCAGAAAcaattgtgtctgtttgtgaaACATACTGACTTCTGTGTGTCCTAAACCGTGGTAATAGACGTTAAGGGAAGTGACAACTTGTTGAAACATTCCTTCATATGACCAAACTGTCCAAAGTCATCCTGATATGACAGGAAATGACCGaacaacatttcatttctgtttaaCTGGTGGTTCACATCTTGTAGATATAGCACCTCCCAACTTTCGAAAGGTTCTTGGCACAGCCCTG is from Brachionichthys hirsutus isolate HB-005 chromosome 8, CSIRO-AGI_Bhir_v1, whole genome shotgun sequence and encodes:
- the LOC137898156 gene encoding LOW QUALITY PROTEIN: inter-alpha-trypsin inhibitor heavy chain H3-like (The sequence of the model RefSeq protein was modified relative to this genomic sequence to represent the inferred CDS: substituted 2 bases at 2 genomic stop codons) — encoded protein: MSGLWNVGLLLWGSACLWLPYLAQGALVISGPSNGLQEAGGSQMLRQKRNTHSSSVEVQSIVVDCIVTSRFAHTEITYKARNVANASQEIFFEVDLPKTAFISNFSMEIECQVYVGVVKEKEAAKKQYQKAVSSGQTAGLVRVSGRSMETFSVSVNIAAKSAVIFTLIYEELLQRKLGHYEIVFRVKPKQVVHKFQIVTNIYEPQGIAYVNTNSTFLSNDLLPLVNKTVFEKKAYISFSPTAEQQRKCPNCDGTIIDGDFVIKYDVKRSHKLGFIQVVNGYFVHFFAPPNLQRLPKNVVFVIDRSGSMWRRKMEQTREAMLHILEDISEDDYFAIVQFDNNIDVWKQNLTKATKENVAEAKIYVRNIRAKGGTDINGGVLRAVQMLVTDRANGNLLKNSIDMIILLTDGMPTSGESRLPKIQENVRQATGGIMTLFCLGFGNNVKYSFLDTLSKQNRGFARRIFEGSDAALQLQGFYDEVSSPLLSEVQLQYHSNRVDSLTTSHFDQLFSGTEIVTSGRLSTDHDCFSVEVKGQGIKGDFEVQGLATTVDWNVLYPNEGYIFGNFIERLWAYLTIQQLLEKSKSGTAEENANTTAEALAMSLNYNFVTPLTSMVVTKPEDGDDPALADKLTEEERQEAERRGSILXQHFFQXPPPPANSPIQVVDGDPHFIIELPDKKDSLCFNINDNPGTIYNLVKDPAVGLFVNSQTIGDKMIPADGIINTYLGRFGIVHESLGVKLEVDTTSISLYQKDKWMRLLWSNTASVKGDNVDLLLSKGRRLKVTLKDSVKFVILLHKVWEKNQYHQNYLGFYTLDSHLLSPQVHGLLGQFYHGIDYEVTNLREGEVPEKPDATMLVKGHELNVTRGWQRDFRRDWKNGEKIPCWFVHNNGTGLIDRDATDYIVSGLFKTP